In Actinoplanes sp. NBC_00393, a single genomic region encodes these proteins:
- a CDS encoding MBL fold metallo-hydrolase yields the protein MGVLRHLAGRVWLYPHDPDPARVQGCVAVIADDGGSILVDAGQSPAMARAVRAAIAEAGLPAPRRLVYTHHHWDHVWGACAWPEVEVIGHRSGARILRAEAGRPWSESYVRDLAAANPRMGPSCTARAAAMAGDWDLFSVVVPHTEFDSGLTLPGGVEVRHVGGGHAEDSTVVADPKSGVLLLGDCFYPPPLHLREPGDGMDMALIRRLLAEYPPGRYDWYADSHDDPKPSAALKDFE from the coding sequence ATGGGAGTGCTGCGGCATCTCGCCGGGCGGGTGTGGCTGTACCCGCACGATCCGGACCCAGCACGGGTGCAGGGCTGTGTGGCCGTGATCGCCGACGACGGTGGCAGCATTCTGGTGGACGCCGGCCAGAGCCCGGCGATGGCACGCGCGGTGCGTGCGGCCATCGCGGAGGCCGGTTTACCGGCTCCACGCCGGCTCGTCTACACACACCACCATTGGGATCATGTCTGGGGCGCCTGCGCCTGGCCCGAAGTGGAGGTCATCGGTCACCGCTCCGGCGCTCGGATCCTGCGGGCCGAGGCCGGTAGGCCGTGGAGCGAGTCGTATGTACGGGACCTCGCTGCCGCCAACCCGCGCATGGGCCCGAGCTGCACCGCGAGAGCGGCCGCGATGGCCGGCGACTGGGACCTGTTCTCCGTGGTGGTGCCGCACACCGAGTTCGACAGCGGCCTCACCCTGCCTGGCGGCGTCGAGGTCCGCCACGTCGGCGGCGGCCATGCGGAGGACTCCACGGTGGTGGCGGACCCGAAGTCCGGGGTGCTGCTGTTGGGGGACTGCTTCTACCCACCGCCTCTGCACCTGCGCGAGCCCGGCGACGGCATGGACATGGCCTTGATCCGGCGGTTGCTCGCCGAGTATCCGCCCGGCCGGTATGACTGGTACGCCGACAGCCACGACGACCCCAAGCCGAGCGCGGCTCTCAAGGATTTCGAGTAG
- a CDS encoding MerR family transcriptional regulator, with product MRSSFMPPRQVKIGDAAAFVGVTPRAIRHYHEIGLLPEPERGGDGRRRYAYEDMIRLLWIRKMADAGIALDDIRDAFTTGMAIGDRTGTTAPASAGADSGDDIAGILERLEDTLAEQEAELRRQRTAVQRMRTEGSRMGLLSDFVTERLKDLPEGSLRQADLDTLLVTERIFGPLGAAVQATRFIVLATHPTLREDSDRIDAAEEALDDSVAVDDPRVAQVAVERHAFESALHAVIEESGLDQDDDALFDAWDTLHPAPADDEAALRSGRREAGSMSAVEAIGKMPYDFSPARLRCMELAEELSAQDSPAT from the coding sequence ATGCGTTCGTCTTTCATGCCACCTCGCCAGGTCAAGATCGGTGACGCTGCGGCCTTCGTCGGTGTCACGCCACGGGCGATTCGCCACTACCACGAGATCGGCCTGCTCCCCGAGCCTGAGCGAGGCGGTGATGGCCGCCGCCGGTACGCGTACGAGGACATGATCCGCCTGCTGTGGATTCGCAAGATGGCCGATGCCGGGATCGCTCTGGACGACATCCGTGACGCCTTCACCACCGGCATGGCGATCGGCGACCGGACCGGGACGACGGCGCCGGCTTCCGCGGGTGCGGACAGCGGAGACGACATCGCGGGCATTTTGGAGCGGTTGGAGGATACCCTCGCCGAGCAGGAGGCGGAATTGCGGCGGCAACGGACCGCGGTGCAGCGGATGCGCACCGAAGGCAGCCGGATGGGCCTGCTCTCCGACTTCGTCACCGAACGCCTCAAGGACCTGCCCGAAGGCTCCTTGCGGCAGGCGGACCTGGACACTCTGCTGGTCACCGAGCGGATCTTCGGCCCGCTCGGCGCGGCTGTCCAGGCCACCCGGTTCATCGTCCTGGCCACGCATCCCACTCTGCGCGAGGATTCCGACCGCATCGATGCCGCCGAGGAGGCCCTCGATGACAGCGTCGCCGTCGACGATCCTCGGGTGGCTCAAGTGGCTGTCGAGCGGCACGCCTTCGAAAGCGCCCTGCACGCCGTCATCGAGGAGTCCGGCCTGGACCAGGACGACGATGCCCTCTTCGACGCCTGGGACACTTTGCACCCCGCTCCCGCCGATGACGAGGCCGCCCTCCGCTCTGGCCGACGGGAGGCCGGCTCCATGAGCGCGGTTGAAGCCATCGGCAAGATGCCCTACGACTTCTCCCCAGCCCGCCTGCGCTGTATGGAACTGGCCGAAGAGCTCTCCGCCCAAGACTCACCCGCTACCTGA